Proteins encoded in a region of the Mercenaria mercenaria strain notata chromosome 1, MADL_Memer_1, whole genome shotgun sequence genome:
- the LOC123544896 gene encoding E3 ubiquitin-protein ligase RNF139-like isoform X1 — translation MEAVEKGIHFIQDHTQRLFEHIEKQALRIGENCDNYMDNASPRKKYLCEVLLRVPLFFIIHQWLLLSPYSNYWIIEIFLFIIRYAVAFLMVGTWAFNIGVLLQVYTIFTFDLAVTWLIRIKYWTHQDEVYGICHEKNVLVWSDMTEQWRVPALCSSLLQVVYLCYRPGAFVHREKEHVTIWIYIALLATLVPNILSVSNIFPSLMSELSYWIEILFFIIVFVFEVVSSMDVDIKVDQKKLMLLTAKHKLANDEQTKLEYRTRIQDLRRRIEKRNQGGNFVERFPGKWFMRDTMLAFGVLYFLSALLIEITMYETLMTSQSIFDTLFELSTLWCTTHVIVVVMSYGLGLISNLCVALCHIFLTTEIIIIEAFDANIGGIVQVSALIAFTEANILSIEYIEKIEAMKMVAFLSVYAIIFQTLDVLERKILHAVNSGVSPGVLFYLRVGILTGLLVTAPTLSTIIVSEHLDINPWLLFFASGNCTLILRTIFLLIECALVSFTWHTTEYLSKLEDLIHYARVSKNICLVVLNTAQSYCRYICPFFKGWWFFRLCLAILSSILVVCALGMVEVNRYKGRNRMISLLNNLPDVTFKSTATTHNNSEKEAHECAICYSVMSTGKTLPCKHTFHKDCLRRWFQVKAVCPFCNTEIK, via the exons ATGGAGGCTGTAGAGAAGGGAATTCATTTTATTCAGGACCATACACAAAGATTATTTGAACACATCGAGAAACAAGCACTTCGAATCGGTGAAAATTGTGATAATTATATGGATAATGCCTCACCAAGAAAGAAATATCTGTGTGAAGTATTGCTGAGGGTtccattgtttttcataattcacCAATGGCTACTTCTCAGTCCATACTCAAATTACTGGATTATTGAAATATTCCTCTTTATCATTCGGTATGCAG TTGCTTTCCTTATGGTTGGAACATGGGCGTTCAACATCGGTGTCCTTCTACAAGTTTACACAATTTTTACATTCGATTTGGCCGTAACTTGGCTGATACGGATCAAGTATTGGACCCACCAGGACGAGGTGTATGGTATATGTCATGAAAAGAATGTTCTAGTTTGGTCTGATATGACAGAACAATGGAGGGTACCTGCGCTGTGTTCCAGCCTGCTGCAAGTTGTCTACCTTTGTTACAGGCCTGGAGCGTTCGTACACAGAGAAAAAGAGCATGTAACCATCTGGATTTATATTGCATTGCTTGCCACACTGGTTCCTAACATTCTAAGCGTATCAAATATATTTCCTTCCCTCATGTCAGAACTCTCATATTggatagaaattttattttttatcatagtGTTTGTATTTGAAGTTGTTTCCAGCATGGATGTAGATATTAAAGTTGATCAAAAGAAATTAATGCTACTGACGGCAAAACACAAATTGGCAAATGATGAGCAGACAAAACTAGAATACAGAACTAGAATACAAGATCTACGACGACGTATAGAAAAACGAAATCAGGGAGGTAACTTCGTTGAACGTTTCCCAGGCAAATGGTTCATGCGAGATACAATGCTTGCTTTTGGAGTTCTGTATTTTCTCTCGGCACTTCTGATCGAAATAACAATGTATGAAACACTAATGACCTCGCAGTCTATATTCGATACTCTTTTTGAACTATCAACGTTGTGGTGCACGACACATGTCATTGTTGTTGTCATGTCATATGGACTTGGACTTATATCTAATTTGTGCGTTGCTCTGTGTCACATATTCCTTACAACCGAAATAATCATAATTGAGGCTTTCGAtgcgaacatcggtggtattgtACAAGTGTCTGCACTCATAGCATTTACTGAAGCAAACATTTTGTCCATAGAGTACATTGAAAAAATAGAAGCCATGAAAATGGTAGCATTCCTTTCAGTATATGCTATAATCTTCCAAACACTCGATGTTCTCGAACGAAAAATACTTCATGCAGTTAACAGTGGTGTGTCCCCAGGTGTGTTGTTCTACCTGCGAGTCGGGATTCTGACAGGACTTCTTGTGACTGCCCCAACCTTATCAACCATTATTGTTTCGGAACATTTAGACATTAATCCATGGCTTCTTTTCTTTGCATCTGGAAATTGTACGCTTATTCTCCGTACGATCTTTTTACTGATAGAATGTGCCCTAGTATCATTTACTTGGCACACTACCGAGTATCTTAGTAAATTAGAGGATCTGATACATTACGCTCGAGTATCAAAGAACATATGCCTGGTTGTACTAAATACCGCACAGAGCTACTGCAGGTATATTTGTCCGTTCTTTAAAGGTTGGTGGTTTTTCAGGCTTTGCTTAGCTATATTAAGTAGCATTCTTGTTGTCTGTGCTCTTGGGATGGTGGAGGTAAATAGGTATAAGGGAAGAAACCGAATGATATCACTTCTTAATAACCTACCAGATGTAACGTTTAAATCTACAGCAACAACACATAACAACAGTGAGAAAGAAGCCCATGAATGTGCAATTTGTTACTCTGTGATGTCAACAGGAAAAACCTTACCCTGCAAACACACTTTCCACAAGGACTGTCTCAGACGGTGGTTTCAAGTTAAAGCTGTTTGTCCGTTCTGCAACACTGAGATTAAATAG
- the LOC123544896 gene encoding RING finger protein 145-like isoform X2 has product MVGTWAFNIGVLLQVYTIFTFDLAVTWLIRIKYWTHQDEVYGICHEKNVLVWSDMTEQWRVPALCSSLLQVVYLCYRPGAFVHREKEHVTIWIYIALLATLVPNILSVSNIFPSLMSELSYWIEILFFIIVFVFEVVSSMDVDIKVDQKKLMLLTAKHKLANDEQTKLEYRTRIQDLRRRIEKRNQGGNFVERFPGKWFMRDTMLAFGVLYFLSALLIEITMYETLMTSQSIFDTLFELSTLWCTTHVIVVVMSYGLGLISNLCVALCHIFLTTEIIIIEAFDANIGGIVQVSALIAFTEANILSIEYIEKIEAMKMVAFLSVYAIIFQTLDVLERKILHAVNSGVSPGVLFYLRVGILTGLLVTAPTLSTIIVSEHLDINPWLLFFASGNCTLILRTIFLLIECALVSFTWHTTEYLSKLEDLIHYARVSKNICLVVLNTAQSYCRYICPFFKGWWFFRLCLAILSSILVVCALGMVEVNRYKGRNRMISLLNNLPDVTFKSTATTHNNSEKEAHECAICYSVMSTGKTLPCKHTFHKDCLRRWFQVKAVCPFCNTEIK; this is encoded by the coding sequence ATGGTTGGAACATGGGCGTTCAACATCGGTGTCCTTCTACAAGTTTACACAATTTTTACATTCGATTTGGCCGTAACTTGGCTGATACGGATCAAGTATTGGACCCACCAGGACGAGGTGTATGGTATATGTCATGAAAAGAATGTTCTAGTTTGGTCTGATATGACAGAACAATGGAGGGTACCTGCGCTGTGTTCCAGCCTGCTGCAAGTTGTCTACCTTTGTTACAGGCCTGGAGCGTTCGTACACAGAGAAAAAGAGCATGTAACCATCTGGATTTATATTGCATTGCTTGCCACACTGGTTCCTAACATTCTAAGCGTATCAAATATATTTCCTTCCCTCATGTCAGAACTCTCATATTggatagaaattttattttttatcatagtGTTTGTATTTGAAGTTGTTTCCAGCATGGATGTAGATATTAAAGTTGATCAAAAGAAATTAATGCTACTGACGGCAAAACACAAATTGGCAAATGATGAGCAGACAAAACTAGAATACAGAACTAGAATACAAGATCTACGACGACGTATAGAAAAACGAAATCAGGGAGGTAACTTCGTTGAACGTTTCCCAGGCAAATGGTTCATGCGAGATACAATGCTTGCTTTTGGAGTTCTGTATTTTCTCTCGGCACTTCTGATCGAAATAACAATGTATGAAACACTAATGACCTCGCAGTCTATATTCGATACTCTTTTTGAACTATCAACGTTGTGGTGCACGACACATGTCATTGTTGTTGTCATGTCATATGGACTTGGACTTATATCTAATTTGTGCGTTGCTCTGTGTCACATATTCCTTACAACCGAAATAATCATAATTGAGGCTTTCGAtgcgaacatcggtggtattgtACAAGTGTCTGCACTCATAGCATTTACTGAAGCAAACATTTTGTCCATAGAGTACATTGAAAAAATAGAAGCCATGAAAATGGTAGCATTCCTTTCAGTATATGCTATAATCTTCCAAACACTCGATGTTCTCGAACGAAAAATACTTCATGCAGTTAACAGTGGTGTGTCCCCAGGTGTGTTGTTCTACCTGCGAGTCGGGATTCTGACAGGACTTCTTGTGACTGCCCCAACCTTATCAACCATTATTGTTTCGGAACATTTAGACATTAATCCATGGCTTCTTTTCTTTGCATCTGGAAATTGTACGCTTATTCTCCGTACGATCTTTTTACTGATAGAATGTGCCCTAGTATCATTTACTTGGCACACTACCGAGTATCTTAGTAAATTAGAGGATCTGATACATTACGCTCGAGTATCAAAGAACATATGCCTGGTTGTACTAAATACCGCACAGAGCTACTGCAGGTATATTTGTCCGTTCTTTAAAGGTTGGTGGTTTTTCAGGCTTTGCTTAGCTATATTAAGTAGCATTCTTGTTGTCTGTGCTCTTGGGATGGTGGAGGTAAATAGGTATAAGGGAAGAAACCGAATGATATCACTTCTTAATAACCTACCAGATGTAACGTTTAAATCTACAGCAACAACACATAACAACAGTGAGAAAGAAGCCCATGAATGTGCAATTTGTTACTCTGTGATGTCAACAGGAAAAACCTTACCCTGCAAACACACTTTCCACAAGGACTGTCTCAGACGGTGGTTTCAAGTTAAAGCTGTTTGTCCGTTCTGCAACACTGAGATTAAATAG